The Nitrososphaerota archaeon genome includes a window with the following:
- a CDS encoding phage tail tape measure protein, with translation MPTFDLVARIKAVDQASSVFRSVADNASRLSRGFSQLGQIANIAGGFIVASLGLNAASAVRSFLSEAVNTVIEMKTLSSVLKKTIENMGLSWSEWGPKITKQIDEMRASTLYTKQELLEALTILVRYGLEPEEALRALAVAIDTAAGSGRSLKQVAEDLGQAFSGQTSDLKNKYGVEVEKTSERLLSLKERVESLGERYGRLVLVSDEVVQSLASMGITIDEASKQTLTWGDVVEQIKSRLDTLDAAAIEEFLERYGAASSRAEKSALDFAEILSRLDEKFRGSAYAAYEAGGAYARFGNLMEEVKEVVGAGLIPILEALGNTLVMWAKPEGKEKIFALMKRDFFSFVASIDEAAASIQMINERLKTSLISDYKAVFDTISSAANNVLNLILNTFTPFLSALVEATSNTFRIVTEVVLNSLDRLRQSADQTFRAIVENLLSLSTSWTQIVEWIVERSEGILNPIEQIQLRLTTLRSVAGEVWSSISASMWRFYTEALIPIQNAVWGFVNSVVAAFNWLWDVLAKRSIWPDIWAEMLSQAKSGLMAIERTVEPALLDLAHMFAALSTVNIGSINITTHAISSSIDIRRLAEQVGYEVARQLSLRNRI, from the coding sequence TTGCCGACCTTCGATCTTGTCGCTAGGATCAAGGCGGTTGATCAGGCGAGCAGCGTCTTCAGGTCTGTGGCAGATAATGCGAGCAGACTTTCACGGGGCTTCAGTCAGCTTGGGCAGATAGCGAATATCGCAGGTGGGTTTATAGTCGCATCTCTTGGGTTGAACGCAGCTTCAGCGGTCAGAAGCTTCCTCAGCGAGGCTGTAAACACGGTGATCGAAATGAAGACCCTCAGCAGCGTCTTAAAGAAGACTATCGAAAACATGGGCTTAAGCTGGAGCGAGTGGGGACCTAAGATAACGAAGCAGATAGATGAAATGAGGGCATCAACGCTCTACACCAAACAAGAACTGCTCGAGGCTTTGACGATCCTAGTAAGATACGGTTTGGAGCCTGAAGAAGCCTTAAGAGCGCTTGCTGTTGCTATAGATACTGCTGCTGGCTCAGGTAGATCGTTGAAGCAGGTTGCTGAAGATCTTGGGCAAGCCTTTAGCGGGCAGACTTCTGATCTCAAGAATAAGTATGGTGTAGAGGTTGAAAAGACTTCTGAGAGGCTTCTTAGCTTAAAGGAGAGGGTCGAAAGCCTGGGTGAGAGGTATGGTAGGCTGGTGCTGGTAAGTGATGAAGTGGTGCAATCTTTAGCTAGTATGGGGATCACGATAGATGAAGCCTCAAAGCAGACGTTAACATGGGGAGATGTGGTCGAGCAGATAAAGAGTAGGCTGGATACGCTCGATGCCGCCGCTATAGAAGAGTTCTTAGAAAGGTATGGTGCAGCGAGCAGCAGAGCTGAGAAGTCAGCCCTAGATTTCGCAGAAATACTCTCGAGGTTGGATGAGAAGTTTAGGGGGAGCGCCTACGCAGCCTATGAGGCTGGAGGAGCCTACGCAAGGTTCGGTAACTTAATGGAGGAAGTTAAAGAGGTCGTTGGGGCTGGGCTTATACCTATACTCGAAGCACTAGGCAATACGCTTGTTATGTGGGCTAAACCCGAGGGGAAAGAGAAGATCTTCGCACTCATGAAAAGGGACTTCTTCTCCTTTGTCGCAAGCATAGACGAGGCTGCAGCAAGCATCCAGATGATCAACGAGAGGCTTAAGACCTCGTTAATCAGCGACTACAAGGCAGTCTTTGATACAATATCTTCAGCAGCCAACAACGTGCTTAATCTGATACTTAACACCTTTACACCATTTTTATCAGCTTTGGTTGAAGCTACATCAAACACGTTCAGAATAGTAACAGAGGTTGTGTTAAACAGCCTAGACAGGCTCAGGCAGAGCGCAGATCAAACATTCAGAGCGATCGTGGAGAATCTCCTTTCACTCTCAACCTCTTGGACCCAGATAGTGGAATGGATAGTAGAGAGGAGTGAGGGGATCTTGAACCCCATCGAACAGATTCAACTGCGCCTAACTACGTTGAGAAGTGTGGCTGGTGAGGTTTGGTCCTCAATTTCGGCATCGATGTGGAGGTTTTACACAGAAGCTTTGATCCCTATCCAAAACGCCGTTTGGGGCTTCGTCAACTCAGTAGTAGCGGCATTCAACTGGCTCTGGGATGTTTTAGCGAAGAGGAGCATCTGGCCCGATATATGGGCTGAGATGCTGAGCCAGGCTAAGAGCGGTCTAATGGCTATCGAGAGGACAGTTGAGCCAGCCCTTCTTGATCTAGCGCATATGTTTGCTGCGTTGAGTACTGTGAACATAGGGTCTATTAACATAACAACCCACGCCATATCATCAAGCATCGATATTAGGAGATTGGCTGAGCAGGTTGGGTATGAGGTAGCGAGGCAGCTGAGCCTTAGGAATAGAATCTGA
- a CDS encoding thiazole biosynthesis protein: protein MPIFGSAAGEKEITRAISAVFIEEFMNFAESDVIIIGAGPAGLMAGRDLARRGVKTLIIEQNNYLGGGFWIGGFLMNPATFRHPSQKILDELGVPYREHSRELYVTPAPHAVSKLIAAACDAGVKFLNMTTLEDLMIHDKRVCGVVVNWTPVQALPRQITCVDPIGLEAKIVIDASGHDAVAVRKLEARGLVKTGGMGPMWVSRSEDAIVEHTGEVYPGLIVAGMAVSTTYGLPRMGPTFGAMLLSGRRAAECALEKLEELQVYTPVRRPVS, encoded by the coding sequence ATGCCTATCTTCGGCTCAGCTGCTGGTGAAAAGGAGATCACGAGGGCTATTTCAGCAGTGTTCATAGAGGAGTTTATGAACTTCGCTGAGAGCGATGTCATCATAATAGGTGCTGGTCCCGCTGGGTTGATGGCTGGGAGAGATCTTGCTCGAAGGGGCGTTAAGACGCTCATCATAGAGCAGAATAACTATCTTGGTGGGGGGTTCTGGATAGGGGGCTTTCTAATGAATCCAGCTACCTTCAGACACCCATCTCAGAAAATATTGGATGAGTTGGGCGTACCCTACCGTGAACACTCCAGAGAACTCTACGTGACCCCAGCACCTCACGCGGTTTCAAAGCTGATTGCTGCGGCTTGTGACGCTGGTGTTAAGTTCCTTAATATGACGACGCTTGAAGACCTTATGATCCACGATAAGCGGGTGTGTGGGGTGGTCGTTAACTGGACCCCTGTGCAAGCTCTGCCGCGTCAGATCACCTGCGTAGACCCGATAGGTCTCGAAGCGAAGATAGTGATAGATGCGAGTGGGCACGATGCGGTAGCCGTGAGGAAGCTTGAGGCTAGGGGGTTGGTTAAGACAGGTGGTATGGGCCCTATGTGGGTGAGTAGATCAGAGGACGCTATCGTCGAGCATACGGGTGAAGTTTACCCTGGGCTGATAGTCGCTGGAATGGCGGTTTCAACCACCTACGGTCTGCCTCGAATGGGCCCCACGTTCGGCGCTATGCTGCTCTCAGGGAGGAGGGCTGCTGAATGTGCATTGGAGAAGCTTGAAGAGCTGCAGGTATATACACCTGTACGAAGACCCGTCAGCTAA
- a CDS encoding HK97 gp10 family phage protein has product MELRVSLENLWDYRYAMVEGAKELKKACDAVLRRYSEAAALTASRLAPKRTGRLAASIRYRREGEMSYSVGSELIYAPFVECGTKPHVIKPVSAKVLAFTVGASRVFAKVVNHPGSKERPFLRQALKEIEPRLKAELAAEAEGLFRLKFRFR; this is encoded by the coding sequence ATGGAGCTCAGAGTATCTCTAGAAAACCTCTGGGACTACAGGTACGCGATGGTGGAGGGAGCGAAGGAGCTGAAGAAAGCTTGCGACGCCGTACTCAGAAGATACAGCGAAGCCGCAGCCTTGACAGCGAGCAGATTAGCGCCGAAGCGCACTGGAAGGCTTGCAGCGAGCATAAGATATAGGAGGGAGGGTGAGATGAGCTACTCAGTAGGCTCTGAACTCATATATGCACCATTCGTCGAATGCGGGACGAAGCCGCATGTAATAAAGCCTGTCTCGGCTAAGGTTCTTGCATTCACGGTAGGTGCAAGCAGAGTCTTTGCTAAGGTTGTCAACCACCCTGGCTCGAAGGAGAGACCCTTCCTCAGACAGGCGCTTAAAGAGATCGAACCTAGGCTTAAGGCTGAATTAGCCGCTGAGGCTGAGGGGCTCTTTAGGTTGAAGTTCCGCTTTAGGTGA